A single genomic interval of Camelina sativa cultivar DH55 chromosome 11, Cs, whole genome shotgun sequence harbors:
- the LOC104721421 gene encoding zinc finger SWIM domain-containing protein 7 — MSVTLLVADAVWSEIESTGSVTEEQLSILHLLFGKNLEKATRIIDKRGVKKISGLPSGRSIFQVVGESQKREEYLCFPGDYCGCYSFFYDVVSRGEQLCCKHQLAARLASSLGTYREIEVSDDHLALMLSKI; from the exons ATGAGCGTCACTCTTTTGGTGGCAGACGCCGTTTGGTCCGAGATTGAATCTACCGGCTCAG TAACCGAAGAACAGCTCTCAAT CTTGCATTTGTTGTTTGGTAAGAATCTTGAGAAAGCAACCAGAATCATCGACAAAAGAGGTGTGAAGAAAATCTCTGGGTTACCCAGTGGGAGATCAATCTTTCAG GTTGTGGGAGAATCtcagaagagagaagagtatCTCTGTTTCCCAGGAGATTACTGTGGATGTTACTCTTTCTTCTATGATGTTGTCAGCAGAGGAGAGCAACTATGt TGTAAGCATCAGTTGGCTGCGAGGTTGGCTTCTTCTTTGGGTACATACAGAGAAATCGAGGTCTCAGATGACCATCTTGCCTTGATGCTCTCTAAGATCTGA